In the Chroococcidiopsis sp. TS-821 genome, one interval contains:
- the rimM gene encoding ribosome maturation factor RimM (Essential for efficient processing of 16S rRNA), whose amino-acid sequence MANHKDTKNAKELEKDSGWLEIGRIVAPQGLNGEVRVYPDTDFPERFEQPGTRWVLCSQDAEPRPIELLSGRYLAGKNLYVVEFLGVENRDQAEALRGCKLLVPESDRPALGEDEYHVLDLVGLEVIMQETQAKIGAVVDVIPAGNDLLEVKLYQEPNADNNSRTVLIPFVKEIVPVVDLQARCVEITPPPGLMEI is encoded by the coding sequence ATGGCGAACCACAAAGACACAAAGAACGCGAAGGAATTAGAAAAAGATTCGGGGTGGTTGGAGATTGGGAGAATTGTTGCTCCTCAAGGGTTAAATGGTGAGGTGCGCGTTTATCCTGATACTGATTTTCCGGAAAGGTTTGAACAACCAGGAACGCGATGGGTATTGTGTTCTCAAGACGCGGAACCACGCCCAATTGAATTGTTGAGTGGGCGGTATCTGGCTGGTAAGAATTTGTATGTGGTGGAATTTTTAGGAGTAGAAAACCGCGATCAGGCGGAGGCTTTGCGCGGGTGTAAGTTGTTGGTTCCCGAAAGCGATCGCCCTGCTTTAGGCGAAGATGAATACCACGTATTGGACTTGGTTGGTTTGGAAGTCATCATGCAGGAAACTCAAGCGAAGATTGGTGCTGTCGTTGATGTCATTCCTGCGGGAAATGATTTATTAGAAGTAAAGTTATATCAAGAACCGAATGCAGATAACAATTCTCGGACGGTTTTGATTCCGTTTGTGAAGGAGATTGTTCCTGTGGTAGATTTGCAGGCGCGTTGCGTAGAAATTACTCCGCCACCTGGGTTGATGGAAATTTAA
- a CDS encoding valine--pyruvate transaminase, giving the protein MNPALTQIGDQMSNLTGVRAIMKDIIETLQAGSGREFINLSAGNPLILPEVEQLWRDCTAELLASKDYGEVVCRYGSSQGYGPLISAIANDFNRRYNLELSDRNILITPGSQSLYFYAANAFGGYTSAGDLKQIVLPLSPDYTGYGGVSLVPEALIAYKPTLDIDTAAHRFKYRPDFSQLTITANTGCVIFSRPCNPTGNVMTDEEVKKIAALAAPYDVPVLIDSAYAPPFPALNFTEMAPVFGSNILHCMSLSKAGLPGERIGVAIGDAKLIQVLESFQTNMCIHPSRYGQAIAAQAINSGALAEIAERVIRPFYQNKFTVLESTLNAAMPQDLPWFLHRGEGAIFAWLWLKDLPVTDWELYQQLKQVGVIVVPGSTFFPGLRESWLHKQQCLRISLTASDAEIATGMQRLAKVIEQVYQRATVSA; this is encoded by the coding sequence ATGAATCCTGCCCTGACTCAAATTGGCGACCAAATGTCCAACCTGACAGGTGTCAGGGCGATTATGAAGGATATTATTGAAACGCTACAAGCTGGCTCAGGTCGGGAATTCATTAATTTGAGTGCGGGAAATCCGCTCATTTTGCCTGAGGTAGAGCAGCTGTGGCGAGACTGTACGGCAGAGCTTTTAGCAAGCAAAGATTACGGTGAGGTGGTCTGTCGCTACGGTTCGAGTCAAGGTTATGGACCATTAATTAGCGCGATCGCTAACGATTTTAATCGACGCTACAACTTAGAGTTGAGCGATCGCAATATCTTAATTACTCCTGGAAGTCAGTCACTGTATTTTTATGCCGCGAATGCTTTCGGCGGGTACACGAGTGCTGGAGACTTAAAACAAATCGTTCTACCCCTCAGCCCAGATTATACGGGGTATGGGGGTGTTAGCTTGGTTCCAGAGGCGTTGATCGCCTACAAGCCCACTCTCGATATTGATACTGCTGCGCACCGCTTTAAATATCGCCCCGACTTTAGCCAGTTGACAATTACCGCAAACACTGGCTGTGTCATCTTCTCGCGTCCGTGTAATCCTACCGGAAATGTCATGACGGATGAGGAAGTCAAGAAAATTGCGGCTTTAGCTGCGCCGTATGATGTTCCAGTATTGATTGATTCGGCGTATGCACCACCGTTTCCAGCATTAAATTTTACAGAAATGGCGCCGGTGTTTGGCAGTAATATTCTGCATTGTATGAGTTTATCAAAAGCTGGATTGCCAGGAGAACGCATTGGGGTAGCAATTGGTGATGCGAAGTTGATTCAAGTGCTAGAGTCTTTCCAAACGAATATGTGCATCCACCCGTCGCGCTATGGACAGGCGATCGCGGCACAAGCAATCAACTCTGGGGCGTTGGCGGAAATTGCTGAACGAGTGATTCGACCTTTCTACCAAAATAAATTTACTGTTCTAGAAAGTACACTCAATGCAGCGATGCCGCAAGATTTACCTTGGTTTTTACATCGCGGTGAAGGAGCAATTTTTGCTTGGCTGTGGTTGAAAGATTTGCCAGTTACTGACTGGGAGTTGTATCAACAGTTAAAGCAAGTGGGTGTGATTGTTGTCCCTGGTAGTACGTTCTTCCCTGGTTTGCGCGAAAGTTGGTTGCATAAGCAGCAGTGTTTGCGCATTAGTCTAACTGCAAGTGATGCAGAGATTGCAACGGGAATGCAGCGTTTGGCGAAGGTGATTGAACAGGTTTATCAACGTGCAACTGTGAGTGCGTAA